Part of the Tetragenococcus koreensis genome, GAAACACCAGCTAGTTGAGTGGCTTGATAATATAAATTATTGGAAGACAGAGTGGACAAATGGTTTTTGGCTAAGGGAGTGATTGAAACAATTTTTACTTTCCTTAATTTTAAAAGCTGAGACAGCTCAGTCACATCTTTGCCTTCGCCACTGTAAGAGATAATGATCATCACATCATCTTTTTGAACTTTTTCTGAAACCCAGCGTAATTCAGTAACAGAAGGGATAATAGTCATATAGATGCCAACAGCCATAAAGTTTCGTACAAAAAGTTCAGCTGTGTTACGTTCTCCCCAATCCGTACCAAAAACGAAAATATTTTTCGCTTCAGCAATCAATTGGTTGATCGGCAATAAATTGGCTTCTTCGGTCAATTTGATCGTTTTTTCAACATCTGACTGTAAAAGATGCCAGCTTTTTTTCTTATTAGTTTTGAGTTCGCTAACTTCTTGTTTTAAAAAGAATTTAAATTCATTGAAACCGCTAAACCCTAATTTTTGTGAAAGGCGCGTAACACTGGCGGGGGAAGTAAAGGTATGCTTAGCC contains:
- a CDS encoding MurR/RpiR family transcriptional regulator — translated: MRLEERINQVNNFSNTEYVLLEYIISAKSKVINMQAAELAKHTFTSPASVTRLSQKLGFSGFNEFKFFLKQEVSELKTNKKKSWHLLQSDVEKTIKLTEEANLLPINQLIAEAKNIFVFGTDWGERNTAELFVRNFMAVGIYMTIIPSVTELRWVSEKVQKDDVMIIISYSGEGKDVTELSQLLKLRKVKIVSITPLAKNHLSTLSSNNLYYQATQLAGVSDDPYAEYNLFTTLHIVLDALFRNYFDNFYLQ